In Aureibaculum algae, the following are encoded in one genomic region:
- a CDS encoding sialidase family protein has protein sequence MKNLLFAIFITNLISCGTQKQITTETSIKTPEKLIFTDLFNASINDSVNCYRIPAIVTATNGDLIAAIDERVPNCGDLKYSKEINIVIRRSSDDGKTWLPIETVVDFPYGQSASDPSMIVDKETNEIFMFYNYMDLDKELNVYYLHVTKSSDNGKTWSEPEDITSQIAKPEWHKDFKFITSGRGIQTKDGRLLHCMVNLESGMHVFGSDDHGKTWFFIDVPLMPADESKIIELVDGTLVVNARVSKAGMRYTHTSKDNGKTWKTEEEPQLVDPACNASIIRYTSVEDGYKKNRLLFSNANSTDKRENMTVKISYDEGKTWSKGKTIYKGSSAYSSLTILKNGDIGLFFEKDNYTQNPFVSFSLEWLTDGKDSLKK, from the coding sequence ATGAAAAACTTACTATTTGCAATATTTATTACAAACTTAATATCTTGTGGTACTCAGAAACAAATAACAACCGAAACAAGCATTAAAACACCTGAAAAATTAATTTTTACAGATCTATTTAATGCCTCTATAAATGATAGTGTGAATTGCTATCGAATTCCAGCCATTGTAACCGCAACTAATGGTGATTTGATTGCAGCAATTGACGAACGTGTGCCCAACTGTGGTGATTTAAAATATAGTAAAGAAATTAATATTGTAATTAGACGAAGTAGTGATGACGGTAAAACATGGTTGCCTATAGAAACTGTTGTTGATTTTCCTTATGGGCAATCAGCATCTGATCCTTCGATGATTGTAGATAAAGAAACCAATGAAATTTTTATGTTCTATAATTATATGGATTTAGATAAAGAATTAAATGTTTATTATTTACATGTTACTAAAAGTTCCGATAACGGTAAAACATGGAGCGAACCTGAAGACATAACCTCTCAAATTGCAAAACCAGAATGGCATAAAGATTTTAAATTCATTACTTCTGGCCGTGGAATCCAAACTAAAGACGGGCGATTACTGCATTGTATGGTAAACTTAGAAAGTGGAATGCACGTTTTTGGTAGCGACGACCATGGCAAAACATGGTTCTTTATAGATGTGCCTTTAATGCCTGCAGATGAATCTAAAATTATTGAGCTAGTAGATGGCACGTTGGTGGTCAACGCTCGTGTCAGTAAAGCGGGAATGCGTTACACCCATACTTCCAAAGACAACGGTAAAACTTGGAAAACTGAAGAAGAACCTCAATTGGTTGATCCTGCTTGTAACGCCAGTATTATTCGTTATACTTCTGTTGAAGATGGTTATAAAAAGAACCGATTGTTATTTTCAAACGCCAATAGCACAGACAAACGCGAAAACATGACGGTTAAAATAAGCTATGACGAGGGTAAAACATGGTCAAAAGGCAAAACTATCTATAAAGGAAGTTCCGCATATTCATCATTAACCATACTTAAAAACGGTGACATCGGATTGTTTTTTGAGAAAGATAATTACACGCAAAATCCTTTTGTTAGTTTTTCGTTAGAATGGTTGACTGATGGTAAGGATAGTTTAAAGAAATAA
- a CDS encoding family 20 glycosylhydrolase, with amino-acid sequence MKKCKTHILKIIAFLVIAIGFQLGLSGQTISAPKYPIIPTPQKGIYYDSETHFTDFTIESNDFNTEGELLKSYLTTKGFLHTKDGFLIKFIQKEIPENASDEAYTLRIDEDITITAKTSKGVFYAIQTLKQVFRQGKDYGILPQLSITDWPAFKIRGLMHDTGRNFQSLAQLKEQIEVLARYKYNAFHWHLTDNPAWRLESKIYPELQSDDATLRGKGDFYSQEDFKEIVAFAAARNITVIPEFDIPGHTDAFRKALGFETMRDKKLKPVLLNLFKELLSLTDAKTTPFIHIGTDEVRNSYEHVDNKLILSIMNLLKKHNREVIVWEEGIRIAADTTSIGQLWAQHPLRKGHRFIDSRANYVNHLDPFAGMSRLFFQQPTLQKTGDNNALGGILCVWPDDKVSEQRNILKHNPVYPAIVFYADAIWKGKDKDYPKYWAKLPQVNSQEFAAFANFEDKVIVHRDLFFKGKEFPYVKQTDIQWKVIGPFNHHGDLEWMFPVEDGIKNSYKIGDEVYEWSQNIAGATIHFKHFFGFPALTNKKSGTYYTYTNIYSPEAKTQDFWVGFQGWSRSGGRRGGPFPNQGQWHTTNPKIWVNNKEIDPPKWKQPSLTNNTHEIPFIDEDYFYRAPTKIYLKKGWNKVLLKIPHGGTSWKWMFTCVPVNIDDDGNVNEVPELKFDPALRIYSDYYYDKKEEFETTPDTENEIIFLGNSITDGGNWKELFPSMNTINQGISGDVTDGILNRIEAVTALQPQKVFLLIGTNDLARGKTVSYIVQNIQKIIKTTKEQSPNTIIYLQSVLPVNPNVGKKFSGHKSNGEKILELNEELQKISSDMNVNYINIHKPFSDKKGHLKAQYTYDGLHLSEKGYLLWKKRLKKHIK; translated from the coding sequence ATGAAAAAATGCAAAACTCATATTTTAAAAATAATTGCATTTCTTGTCATTGCAATCGGTTTTCAATTAGGCTTATCTGGCCAAACTATCTCAGCACCTAAATACCCAATAATCCCAACGCCGCAAAAAGGAATTTATTACGATTCAGAAACTCATTTTACCGACTTTACCATTGAAAGTAATGATTTCAATACGGAAGGTGAATTGCTTAAATCTTATTTAACCACAAAAGGTTTTTTACATACTAAAGATGGATTTCTAATCAAATTTATCCAAAAAGAAATACCAGAAAACGCCAGCGATGAAGCCTATACGTTAAGAATTGATGAAGATATTACAATTACTGCCAAAACTAGTAAAGGGGTATTTTATGCTATTCAAACTTTAAAACAAGTTTTTAGACAAGGAAAAGATTATGGAATATTACCCCAGCTTTCTATTACTGATTGGCCTGCCTTTAAAATTAGAGGATTGATGCATGATACGGGTAGAAACTTTCAATCTTTAGCTCAGTTAAAAGAGCAAATTGAAGTATTAGCACGTTATAAATACAATGCGTTTCATTGGCATTTAACCGATAATCCCGCTTGGAGATTAGAAAGTAAGATTTATCCAGAATTACAATCTGATGATGCCACATTACGTGGTAAGGGCGATTTTTACAGTCAAGAAGACTTTAAAGAAATCGTTGCTTTTGCGGCAGCAAGAAATATTACTGTGATTCCCGAATTTGATATTCCTGGTCATACCGATGCGTTTAGAAAGGCTTTAGGTTTTGAAACCATGCGAGATAAAAAATTAAAACCTGTGCTTTTAAATTTATTTAAAGAGTTGTTAAGCTTGACGGATGCTAAAACGACACCTTTTATTCACATAGGCACCGATGAAGTTAGAAACAGCTATGAACATGTTGATAATAAACTGATATTAAGCATAATGAACCTTCTTAAAAAACATAACAGAGAAGTTATTGTTTGGGAAGAAGGTATAAGAATTGCAGCAGACACTACATCTATTGGACAATTATGGGCACAACATCCACTAAGAAAAGGGCATCGTTTTATTGATTCAAGAGCTAATTATGTAAACCACCTTGATCCATTTGCGGGAATGAGTCGTTTGTTTTTTCAACAACCTACCCTACAAAAAACTGGCGATAATAATGCATTGGGTGGCATTCTGTGTGTTTGGCCAGATGATAAAGTGAGTGAGCAACGAAACATTTTAAAACACAATCCTGTTTATCCGGCAATCGTTTTTTATGCAGATGCTATTTGGAAAGGAAAAGATAAGGATTATCCTAAATATTGGGCAAAATTACCACAAGTAAACAGCCAAGAATTTGCAGCGTTTGCCAACTTTGAAGATAAAGTAATTGTACATAGAGATTTGTTTTTTAAGGGAAAAGAGTTCCCTTATGTAAAACAGACAGATATTCAATGGAAAGTTATTGGACCTTTTAATCATCATGGAGATTTAGAATGGATGTTCCCAGTTGAAGATGGCATCAAAAATTCATATAAAATCGGAGATGAAGTTTATGAATGGTCACAAAATATAGCTGGAGCAACCATCCACTTTAAGCACTTTTTCGGTTTTCCTGCCTTGACAAATAAAAAAAGTGGTACGTACTATACCTATACCAATATCTATTCCCCAGAGGCAAAAACACAAGACTTTTGGGTTGGATTTCAAGGCTGGTCGCGTTCAGGTGGTAGAAGAGGTGGTCCTTTTCCCAACCAAGGACAATGGCATACTACAAATCCTAAAATTTGGGTAAATAACAAAGAAATAGACCCTCCAAAATGGAAACAACCGAGTTTAACAAATAACACCCATGAAATACCTTTTATCGATGAAGATTATTTTTATAGGGCACCCACAAAGATTTATCTCAAAAAAGGATGGAATAAGGTATTGTTAAAAATTCCACATGGTGGTACTTCTTGGAAATGGATGTTTACTTGTGTGCCTGTTAATATAGATGATGATGGTAATGTAAATGAGGTTCCGGAGTTAAAATTCGACCCTGCTTTAAGAATTTATTCTGACTACTATTACGATAAAAAAGAGGAATTTGAGACCACTCCAGACACTGAAAATGAAATTATATTTTTAGGAAATAGTATTACGGACGGTGGTAATTGGAAAGAACTATTTCCATCAATGAATACAATTAACCAAGGTATTAGTGGCGACGTCACGGATGGAATTCTGAATCGCATAGAAGCAGTAACTGCACTACAGCCACAAAAGGTTTTTTTATTGATAGGCACTAATGATTTGGCTCGAGGAAAAACAGTTAGCTACATAGTACAAAACATTCAAAAAATTATTAAAACGACAAAAGAACAATCGCCCAACACCATCATTTATTTGCAAAGTGTATTACCAGTAAACCCCAATGTTGGTAAAAAATTTAGTGGTCATAAAAGCAACGGTGAGAAAATACTTGAATTAAATGAAGAATTACAAAAAATATCATCCGATATGAATGTTAATTATATAAATATCCACAAACCATTTTCAGATAAAAAAGGCCATTTAAAAGCCCAATACACTTATGATGGATTGCATTTGTCAGAAAAAGGATATTTATTATGGAAAAAAAGATTAAAAAAACATATCAAATAA
- a CDS encoding glycoside hydrolase family 2 TIM barrel-domain containing protein, whose amino-acid sequence MNKLVITIVLITIAIVKVNSQSEKPYWLDEKVNEENREPMHASYFIYENEQLANQNDWHKSNNYVDINGNWKFQFNENPANISKNFYATDINDADWDNFSIPANWEMKGYSYPIYVNATYPFDNLIKIAPPLVPEIQNPTGIFRKWVNVPENWSEKDVFLHIGAAKSNVKVWVNGNYVGYGEDGKLSQEFNLNKFIKPGKNLIVLKVMRWSDGSYLECQDFWRMSGITRDSYLYSRNKVHLKDVEIIPDLDQNYINGSLKITTTFSNIPKKDKHTLEIQLYDGTKVLTTKTISNLAVNGNKRLIINVENPKKWSAEIPNLYSLRFKLQDKKGNIVEIIDQNVGFRKVEIKGGQLLVNGQAVYLKGVNRHDTDPVGGQTIPRKTMEDDIRLLKEFNFNAVRTSHYPNDPYFYELCDKYGIYVVDEANIESHGMGYDPTRTLANNPDWEISHLQRLERMLERDKNHPSVIIWSMGNEAGNGYNFYCGFLWMKNRDTSRPTQYERANLGGQSDIRFDWNSDIVNPMYDSPSRMERYIEKSPIPNRPYIQCEYAHAMGNSLGNYKEYWDMFRKHDNFQGGFIWDMIDQSVYKEKEDGTVIFAYGGDFGPEGTPSDNNFLNNGIFSPDRKPNPHAYEAKFVHQNVLTSWDDKANYEISIFNEFYFKDLSNVELKWKLLLDGKVMDEGIITDLNVQPQTSKAIALPLKLPEKSTYIEALVNLTYHLKNEEPLLSKGNIIAKEQLSLSDDWKKNLNIFGKTKMKISKSNEYITFSSHEASFTFNKSTGLLNGYQYKNNSILIEGTALKPNFWRAPIDNDYGAGLQNKLKVWKEPLKKIKPKNFEFKNEKDNTVSVKVMYRLDDASSDLEINYTLNSSGEIMVQQTLKIDKKAETPMLFRYGLTMQLPKAFENISYYGRGPIENYSDRNYNTQVGIFDQTVTEQYYPYIRPQETGNKTDVRWYKISNSKISLIINSDNLFNTTALHYTQNQLDDGEKREQRHASEISESSLTELKIDAKQMGLGSINSWGHYHWRNID is encoded by the coding sequence ATGAATAAACTTGTAATTACTATTGTATTAATAACAATTGCTATTGTTAAGGTTAATTCACAAAGTGAAAAACCGTATTGGTTAGATGAAAAGGTAAACGAAGAAAACCGTGAACCGATGCATGCTTCATATTTTATATATGAAAATGAGCAATTGGCAAATCAAAATGATTGGCATAAATCCAACAATTATGTAGATATTAATGGAAATTGGAAATTTCAGTTTAACGAAAATCCTGCAAATATTTCCAAGAATTTTTATGCAACAGATATAAATGATGCCGATTGGGATAATTTTAGTATACCCGCCAATTGGGAAATGAAAGGATACAGCTATCCTATTTATGTCAACGCCACATATCCATTTGATAACCTAATAAAAATTGCCCCTCCTTTGGTACCAGAAATCCAAAACCCCACAGGAATCTTTAGAAAATGGGTAAATGTACCAGAAAATTGGTCGGAAAAAGATGTTTTCTTGCATATCGGTGCCGCTAAATCAAATGTAAAAGTTTGGGTAAATGGCAATTATGTAGGGTATGGTGAAGATGGAAAACTATCTCAGGAATTCAATTTAAATAAATTCATTAAACCGGGAAAAAACCTTATTGTCTTAAAAGTAATGCGATGGAGTGATGGATCTTACCTAGAATGTCAAGATTTCTGGCGTATGAGCGGCATTACCCGCGATTCTTATTTGTATTCACGAAATAAAGTACATTTAAAAGATGTTGAAATTATTCCTGATTTAGATCAAAATTATATCAACGGCAGTTTAAAAATTACCACTACATTTTCTAATATCCCCAAAAAGGACAAACACACATTGGAAATACAGTTATATGACGGTACTAAAGTTTTGACTACAAAAACAATTTCTAATTTGGCAGTAAATGGAAATAAAAGGCTGATAATAAATGTTGAAAATCCTAAAAAATGGTCTGCCGAAATTCCAAATTTATATTCACTTCGCTTTAAATTACAGGACAAAAAAGGAAATATTGTAGAAATAATTGATCAAAATGTAGGTTTTAGAAAGGTAGAAATTAAGGGAGGGCAATTGTTGGTCAACGGACAAGCCGTGTATTTAAAGGGCGTTAATCGACATGATACAGATCCGGTTGGTGGTCAAACCATTCCACGCAAAACAATGGAAGACGACATCCGATTGCTAAAGGAGTTTAATTTTAATGCAGTAAGAACTTCACATTATCCTAATGACCCTTACTTTTATGAACTATGTGATAAATACGGAATTTATGTGGTCGATGAAGCTAATATAGAATCACATGGAATGGGCTACGACCCCACCCGTACTTTAGCAAACAATCCAGATTGGGAAATTTCACATTTACAACGTTTAGAGCGTATGCTAGAGCGTGATAAGAACCATCCATCTGTGATTATTTGGAGTATGGGCAACGAAGCCGGTAACGGCTATAATTTTTATTGTGGTTTTTTATGGATGAAAAATAGGGATACCTCAAGACCAACACAATATGAAAGGGCAAACTTAGGTGGACAATCAGATATTAGATTTGATTGGAACTCTGATATTGTAAATCCTATGTATGACTCGCCAAGTCGAATGGAGCGTTATATTGAAAAATCCCCAATTCCAAATCGGCCTTATATTCAATGTGAATATGCACACGCCATGGGAAATTCTTTAGGTAATTATAAGGAATATTGGGATATGTTCAGAAAGCATGATAATTTTCAAGGTGGTTTTATTTGGGATATGATCGACCAATCGGTTTATAAAGAAAAAGAAGATGGTACCGTTATTTTTGCCTATGGAGGCGATTTTGGCCCAGAAGGCACACCCAGTGATAATAATTTTCTTAACAACGGTATTTTTTCACCAGATAGAAAGCCAAATCCTCATGCCTATGAAGCCAAATTTGTTCACCAAAACGTGTTGACTTCTTGGGACGATAAAGCCAATTACGAAATTTCTATTTTTAATGAATTTTACTTTAAAGATTTATCTAATGTAGAGCTGAAATGGAAATTGTTATTAGATGGTAAGGTTATGGATGAAGGTATTATTACAGATTTAAATGTGCAACCACAAACATCAAAAGCAATAGCATTACCGTTGAAATTACCTGAAAAATCAACCTATATAGAAGCCTTAGTTAATTTAACTTATCATTTGAAAAATGAAGAGCCATTATTATCTAAAGGAAATATCATTGCCAAAGAACAGCTTTCGTTGTCTGACGATTGGAAAAAAAATTTAAATATTTTTGGTAAAACTAAAATGAAAATTTCCAAATCGAATGAATACATTACGTTCAGTAGCCATGAAGCCAGTTTCACATTCAACAAATCAACAGGATTATTGAATGGTTACCAATATAAGAATAATTCAATTTTGATAGAAGGCACAGCTCTAAAACCAAACTTTTGGAGAGCACCGATTGATAATGATTACGGTGCAGGCTTACAGAACAAATTAAAAGTCTGGAAAGAGCCTTTAAAAAAAATAAAGCCCAAAAATTTTGAGTTTAAAAACGAAAAGGACAACACAGTTTCTGTAAAAGTTATGTACAGGTTAGATGATGCTTCTTCCGATTTAGAAATCAACTATACATTGAACAGCTCTGGAGAAATAATGGTACAACAAACATTAAAAATTGATAAAAAAGCCGAAACCCCAATGTTGTTCCGTTATGGACTAACAATGCAATTACCAAAAGCTTTTGAAAATATCAGTTATTATGGTAGAGGCCCAATTGAGAATTATAGTGATAGAAATTATAATACTCAGGTTGGAATTTTTGACCAAACGGTTACAGAACAATATTATCCTTATATCCGTCCACAAGAAACTGGAAATAAAACGGATGTAAGATGGTATAAAATCTCCAATAGTAAAATTAGCCTAATTATAAATTCTGACAATTTATTCAACACAACTGCCTTACATTACACTCAAAATCAGTTAGATGATGGTGAAAAAAGAGAGCAACGCCATGCTTCTGAAATCAGTGAAAGCAGTCTTACTGAATTAAAAATAGATGCAAAGCAAATGGGCTTGGGCAGTATCAATAGTTGGGGGCATTACCACTGGAGAAATATAGATTAA
- a CDS encoding sodium:solute symporter family transporter has protein sequence MRLKTALTTVLSFLFIFLASGQTLPKVKIIDIQELPAEQGNETSLGYAGMLGGQHNGVYIVGGGANFPESMPWKGGKKVWSNSIYILKGEKWELSNTKLPIPLGYSASITIDKGILSIGGNNESGITDKVLLLSYDKKSKQINITNYPSLPQPLAFSTAEVFEDFVYVIGGRNTEKSTNTFYRLNLKNPKTWEKLEDFPGNARAVHTSVIQNTGDSKKIFVFGGRDEVNGEKSEGLSSYISYDLNKKIWKEEGDILINGKQKVLMGASAEALGSMHILVYGGSDEILFDKLENYTLQLASKPNDSIVNKIISDRNELLNKHPGFSKEIIAYNTVTKKWFVDETVTTKIPVTALSFSTKNGFIIVSGEISPGIRTPKVQQYIVADAAEPFGTVNYIVLAAYLLISLLIGVYFASKQKSTDDYFVGGGRIPWWAAGLSVFGTLLSAITFMAIPAKAFLTDWSYFVLNMAAILITPVIAFVFIPFFNKLKISTAYEYLEDRFNYTARAFGSLSFILFQLGRIGIVLLLPSLAISIVTGIPVDTSIMIMGVLCILYTTFGGIEAVIWTDVLQVVVLLGGSVLAVIWILLHTEMPFGEMVTYASEHNKFNMDNFDFNFTDTTFWVVLIGGLASALVTQGTDQTIVQRYLTSTDVKDSQKTLYTNAVLTLPASIIFFGIGTLLFIFYTEMPEKLSPAISNNDSIFPWYIVRELPVGVSGLLVAGIFSAAMSSISSSLNSVSTAYCNDFHKHYRPKTADKKLLKIARLATITTGVLGMIFALWMASSDIKSLWDQFYKVLGLFTGGLGGMFLLGMLTKKANSTGTLIGLVISAFVIFYISNYTEISFLMYAFFGLASCFVFGYIFSLVFREKNK, from the coding sequence ATGAGGCTCAAAACAGCATTGACTACCGTTCTTTCATTCTTATTTATTTTTCTCGCTTCTGGGCAAACGCTTCCCAAAGTAAAGATAATTGATATACAAGAATTACCGGCTGAACAAGGTAACGAAACCTCTTTAGGATACGCAGGTATGCTTGGAGGGCAGCATAACGGTGTTTATATTGTTGGTGGTGGTGCCAACTTTCCAGAATCCATGCCATGGAAAGGTGGCAAAAAAGTTTGGAGCAATTCTATTTATATTTTAAAAGGTGAAAAGTGGGAACTTTCTAATACCAAATTACCAATTCCATTGGGGTATTCCGCTTCTATAACTATTGATAAAGGTATTTTAAGTATTGGAGGTAATAATGAATCAGGTATTACAGATAAGGTTTTATTACTTTCTTATGATAAGAAAAGTAAACAAATTAACATTACAAATTACCCTTCATTACCTCAACCTCTAGCTTTTTCTACTGCAGAAGTTTTTGAAGATTTTGTTTATGTTATTGGTGGACGTAATACAGAAAAAAGCACCAATACGTTTTATCGATTAAACCTAAAAAACCCTAAAACTTGGGAAAAATTAGAGGATTTTCCAGGTAATGCAAGAGCTGTTCATACATCAGTAATCCAAAATACGGGTGATTCCAAAAAAATCTTTGTCTTTGGAGGTAGAGATGAAGTTAATGGTGAAAAATCAGAAGGATTGAGCTCTTATATTTCTTATGATTTAAATAAGAAAATTTGGAAGGAAGAAGGTGATATTTTAATTAATGGCAAACAGAAGGTATTGATGGGAGCTTCGGCTGAGGCTTTAGGTTCCATGCATATTTTGGTTTATGGAGGTTCAGATGAAATTTTATTTGATAAGTTAGAAAATTATACGTTACAATTGGCTTCAAAACCTAATGATTCTATTGTAAATAAAATCATATCAGATAGAAATGAATTATTAAATAAGCATCCAGGATTTTCAAAAGAGATTATTGCCTATAATACTGTTACTAAAAAATGGTTTGTAGATGAAACGGTAACCACAAAAATTCCAGTCACCGCACTTAGTTTTTCAACAAAAAATGGTTTTATAATAGTATCAGGAGAAATTTCTCCTGGTATAAGAACACCTAAAGTGCAACAATATATTGTTGCTGATGCGGCTGAACCTTTTGGTACTGTAAATTATATTGTATTAGCAGCCTATCTGTTAATTTCCTTATTGATTGGTGTCTATTTTGCGAGTAAGCAGAAATCAACTGATGATTATTTTGTGGGTGGTGGCCGAATACCATGGTGGGCAGCAGGGTTAAGTGTTTTTGGTACGTTGTTAAGTGCCATTACTTTTATGGCAATTCCCGCAAAGGCATTTTTGACGGATTGGTCTTATTTTGTGTTAAACATGGCAGCTATTTTGATAACGCCTGTTATTGCCTTTGTGTTTATCCCATTTTTTAATAAATTAAAAATCTCAACCGCTTACGAATATTTAGAAGACAGGTTTAACTATACCGCTAGAGCTTTTGGAAGTTTGTCGTTTATATTATTCCAGCTAGGTAGAATTGGAATTGTATTATTACTGCCTTCTTTAGCCATCTCAATTGTAACCGGAATCCCTGTTGATACGAGTATCATGATTATGGGCGTGCTTTGTATTCTTTACACCACTTTTGGCGGTATAGAAGCTGTAATTTGGACAGATGTTTTACAAGTAGTTGTTTTACTTGGAGGAAGTGTTTTAGCTGTAATTTGGATATTATTACACACTGAAATGCCATTTGGAGAAATGGTTACTTATGCCTCAGAGCATAATAAATTCAATATGGATAATTTTGATTTTAACTTTACAGATACTACTTTTTGGGTGGTTTTGATTGGAGGGTTGGCCTCCGCTTTGGTTACTCAAGGAACAGATCAAACGATAGTACAACGCTATTTGACTAGCACAGATGTTAAAGATTCTCAAAAAACCTTATATACGAACGCGGTATTAACTTTACCGGCCTCTATTATATTTTTTGGTATTGGTACCTTATTGTTCATTTTTTATACAGAAATGCCTGAGAAACTATCACCTGCCATTTCTAATAATGATTCTATTTTTCCTTGGTATATAGTTAGAGAGTTGCCTGTTGGTGTTTCAGGCTTGTTAGTTGCTGGTATTTTCTCAGCGGCCATGTCGAGTATTAGTAGTAGTTTAAACTCTGTATCAACGGCATACTGTAATGATTTTCATAAACACTATAGACCAAAAACAGCCGATAAAAAATTATTGAAAATTGCTCGATTAGCAACCATAACTACTGGTGTGTTAGGAATGATTTTTGCCTTGTGGATGGCAAGTTCTGATATTAAATCACTTTGGGATCAATTTTATAAAGTACTTGGACTCTTTACTGGTGGGCTTGGAGGTATGTTTCTATTAGGTATGTTAACTAAAAAAGCCAATTCGACAGGAACTTTAATTGGCTTAGTGATTAGTGCTTTTGTTATATTCTATATCAGTAATTATACTGAAATTAGCTTCTTAATGTATGCCTTTTTCGGATTGGCATCTTGTTTTGTATTTGGGTATATTTTTAGTTTGGTATTTAGGGAGAAGAACAAATAG